The genomic stretch TTTGTGAGCAAAAGAGCTACTCCTGCAAAGGTAAGTGCCAAAAGACTGTGGTACTATGGAGAATTCAGTGGGATTCTGAGGCGGAGGCACTGCTTCCATTCAGAATGGACTGGCAAAGAGGTTAGAATTGGCTGGgcgagggccgggcacggtggctcacgcttgtaatcccagcactttgggaggccgaggcgggcggatcacgaggtcaggagatcgagaccacggtgaaaccccgtctctactgaaaatacaaaaaaaaaaattagccgggcttggtggcgggcgcctgtagtcccagctactcggagaggctgaggcaggagaatggcgtgaacctgggaggcggagcttgcagtgagccgagatcgcgccactgcactccagcctgggcgacagagtgagactccgtctcaaaaaaaaaagaattggctgggcaaggtggctctcCCTGtgatccgagcactttgggaagctgatgcaggtggatcatttgagcccaggagttcaagactagcctgggcaacatagtgagacccctgtctctacaaacataaaaataaaaaaattagcctggcatggtggtgcacacctgtagacccagacactaggaagactgaggcaggggtATCCTTGACTCCTGAttgaggaggctgcagtgagccaagatcgggccactgcatttcatccagcctgggcaacagagtgagaactcgtctctaaataaataataaaaacaaatagatgtTTTACATGGGCACCGTTTGTGCAGTCCAaagcaattacaatagtaacaacCTGGATCACCAtgacagatataataataatgaaaacatattaTATGAATtcccaaaatgtgacacagaccaGAAGTGAGCacgtgctgttggaaaaatggtgcttatagacttgcttgatgcagggttgccacattcaatttgtaaaaacacagtatctgtgaaAAGCAATAAAGGGAAGTGCAGTAACAAGAGGTTTACAGCCTGTTTACATTCTGACATGGAGCAACAGTCAAGATTAAATGTTATGTCAAAAAGCACAGAGAAAGGTGTGTTTCCTTTCATACTGAAAAGGGAGATGTATTCTCATACATGTAAGCTTGGCCAAACAAGCTTACTAGAAAGAAACACAAGAAACTGCTAGGAAAGGTTAATGCTGGAGAGGGGACCTGAAactctagaagcagaaatactttcttggccaggcacagtggctcacgcctgtaacgccagcactttgggaggctgaggggggtggatcacctgaggtcaggagttcaagaccagtatggccaacatggtgaaaccgtctctctactaaaaatacaaaaattagcctggtgcacgcctggtgcacgcctatagtcccagatactcgggtggctgaggcaggacaatcgcctgaacccgggaggcggaggttgcagtgagccaagattgtgccactgcactccagcttgggtgacagagccagactctgtctcaaaaaaaaaaaaaaaaaaaaagacactttctTTAAACatgcatatgatttttttctacaaagaatCAGGCCGGgtgaggtagctcatgcctgtaatccagcactttgggaggcgaaggtgggtggatcacttgaacccaggattcaagaccagcctgggcaacatgatgagaccccatctctacaaaatatacaaaaattagctgggcatagtggcttgagcctgtagtcccagctactcaggacgccaAAGTGGCAGGATTGTCTAAggccaagaggtggaggctgcagtgagccaagattgggccaccgTACCAGAGTAacaccctgtctaaaaaaataaaaataggccaggcacggtggctcacgcctgtaatcccggcactttgggaggccaaggcgggtggatcacctgaggtcgggagttcgagaccagcctgaccaacatggagaagccccatctctactaaaaatacaaaattagccgggcatggtgtttcatgcctgtaatcccagctactcaggaggctgaggcaggagaatcgcttgaacccaggaagcagaggttgcagtgagctgagattgcaccattgcactccagcctgggcaataagagtgaaacctcatctcaaactcacgcctgtaatcctagcactttgggaggctgaggtgggtggatcatgaggtcaagagatcgagaccatcctggctaacacggtgaaaccccgtctctactaaaaaaaaaatacacacacatacaaaaaaaattagccaggtgtggggcgggtgcctgtagtcccagctgctggggaagctggggcaggagaatggtgtgaacccaggaggcggagcttgcagtgagctgagattgcgccactgcactccagcctgggagacagagcaagattccgtctcaaaaataaataaataaataaataaataaataaataaataaataaatgaaatgaaatgaaaatttaaaaaagaaaaggaataaattttaGCTTTAGCTTTTGTGCTTTTTTCAAAATAGGCAGTATATTGAAAACAGTGAACAAAATTGTTGATCCATTTGTCCTTGCTATCCAGCTTCTTCTCACAGCTTGTCTCTTCATCCTTCCCTCAAAGCCACCCTCATCCTTGCTCATGCCTACCTTTTGCTTGAAGGAGAAAGTAGGcacacagagagagggagcactcacatttttatccattactttttttttgacagataaacactttgtttattcatcctcctcctcatctcctcgtcttcatcttcctcttcacCTTTTTCCAGGCAACTTTAGCAAGACGCTTTACGCCATCAAACTTTCCTTTCGACTTACAATCAGCAACATCCTTCTCATACTTCTTCTTCAGCTTTGCCGCCTTAGTGATGTAAGGCTGCTTTTCACTGTCATTTAAGTTATTCCACATCTCACCCAGCTCTTTTGCCATATCTCCAATAGAGATGCCAGGGTTTGTGGATTTGATCTTGGGGCAGAATTCCGAAGAGAACAGGAAGAATCCAGATGGTGGCCTTTTGGGGGCACTAGGATCCTTCTTCTTCTTGCCTCCCTTAGCTGTTCCCTTCATTTCTCGATCACAGTGCACTTTATCCGTCTTTGCCGTTTCATCAAATTTAGACTTCTCTTTCCCAGACGTTGTCTTCCACCTTTCAGAGCACTTCTTGGAAAATTCTGCAAAATTGACAGGGTTTTCCTTTTTACATTCTTCTCTGCACATCTGCACAAAGAAGACATAAGCAGACATCTTGCCCTTTGGTTTCTTGGGGTCACCTTTAGCCATCCTGACTGTATTGTTCGctctcattactttttttttttttttttttgagacggagtttctctcttgttgcccaggctggagtgcaatggcgcaagctcagctcacagcaacctcggcctcccgggttcaagcgattctcctgcctcagcctcctgagtagctgggattacaggcatgagtcaccacgcccggcccattacTTTCTTAATAGTTAGGCTGGTAGTGGTCATTTCTCTATAGTTTCTCTATACTCATGCTAATCTGGCATTGTCAAAATGATGGACAAAGAAAAAGATGTGTAACTATGTTaactgaagtttattttattacagcgaaattaaactttttttttttttaagacaagttaccagtcaggctagagtacagtggcacaatcatggctcagtgcagcctcaaacttccgggctcaagggatcctcttgcctcagcctcccaagtggctaggactacaggcatgcaccaccatgcgtggccaatttttatttttattttatttttttgagacagattctcactctgttgcccaggctagagtacagtgcacaatctcagctcactgcaacctctatctcccagtttaaacgattctcatgcct from Nomascus leucogenys isolate Asia chromosome 2, Asia_NLE_v1, whole genome shotgun sequence encodes the following:
- the LOC100590601 gene encoding high mobility group protein B3-like isoform X1 — protein: MAKGDPKKPKGKMSAYVFFVQMCREECKKENPVNFAEFSKKCSERWKTTSGKEKSKFDETAKTDKVHCDREMKGTAKGGKKKKDPSAPKRPPSGFFLFSSEFCPKIKSTNPGISIGDMAKELGEMWNNLNDSEKQPYITKAAKLKKKYEKDVADCKSKGKFDGVKRLAKVAWKKVKRKMKTRR
- the LOC100590601 gene encoding high mobility group protein B3-like isoform X2 — encoded protein: MSRMMKASLGELLGDKSPEFSKKCSERWKTTSGKEKSKFDETAKTDKVHCDREMKGTAKGGKKKKDPSAPKRPPSGFFLFSSEFCPKIKSTNPGISIGDMAKELGEMWNNLNDSEKQPYITKAAKLKKKYEKDVADCKSKGKFDGVKRLAKVAWKKVKRKMKTRR